A section of the Pediococcus inopinatus genome encodes:
- a CDS encoding YihY/virulence factor BrkB family protein, translating to MTWKMFGHKCKTYWQGFMVRFNRADAANNAVVLAFYTLLAMFPAIIFVGNLLPLFHINVGTVLEYIETVVPSTIYQISQPIVKDFLEKGNGEVLSVGAILMLWSSSQAVSAFQRSINRAYGVAKFQNPIINRIGGFFFTIFLVGLIALMMFFFSFGQTIVSYLTPIFKLPHSLFHIVGNVKLPSALIIIFLSLTILYYVVPNTRIRFGSVIWGSAAATIGLMGVSQFFTLYLRYFARSVNSYKTLGTFIALMFWLEFSALVIMIGGVINATNQELRYGDLEDTTKEWNQRLKRFWK from the coding sequence ATGACTTGGAAGATGTTTGGCCATAAATGCAAAACATATTGGCAAGGATTTATGGTTCGGTTTAACCGGGCTGACGCGGCAAATAATGCCGTTGTTCTCGCGTTTTACACGTTGTTGGCGATGTTTCCCGCGATTATCTTTGTAGGAAATTTATTGCCGTTATTTCATATCAATGTGGGAACGGTGCTGGAATATATTGAGACGGTTGTCCCAAGTACGATTTATCAAATTAGTCAACCGATTGTAAAAGATTTTTTGGAGAAGGGCAATGGGGAAGTGCTGTCTGTGGGGGCCATTTTGATGTTATGGTCATCGAGTCAAGCTGTGTCCGCTTTTCAACGTTCAATTAATCGGGCTTACGGAGTTGCAAAATTCCAAAATCCCATCATTAATCGGATTGGTGGTTTTTTCTTCACAATTTTCTTAGTTGGATTGATTGCCTTGATGATGTTTTTCTTTAGTTTCGGACAAACAATTGTGTCGTATCTCACACCAATTTTTAAATTACCGCATAGCCTTTTTCACATTGTCGGAAACGTTAAATTACCATCGGCTTTGATTATCATTTTTTTGAGTTTAACCATTTTGTATTATGTCGTGCCTAATACGCGCATTCGATTTGGTAGTGTGATCTGGGGATCTGCGGCGGCCACAATTGGATTGATGGGTGTTTCTCAATTCTTCACTTTGTACCTTCGCTATTTTGCGCGTTCTGTGAATAGTTATAAAACACTTGGAACCTTTATTGCCTTGATGTTCTGGCTGGAATTTTCTGCTCTGGTTATTATGATTGGCGGGGTGATTAATGCCACCAATCAGGAGTTGAGGTATGGTGATTTAGAGGATACAACTAAAGAATGGAATCAAAGACTTAAAAGATTTTGGAAATAA
- a CDS encoding MarR family winged helix-turn-helix transcriptional regulator, translated as MEKDNEKLFEGSIEIYMSTLKFLEYVLSEPTKQYHISFEQFLILRNVRYRDDVTQMGIAAERGVTRSAIARQIKSLLQLGYISQTPEPKDQRKLYLRLTDQGIQVEKLIDQNVHKVFKSWIDKMGEEKVTELLDLLEEFGQKIMNQK; from the coding sequence ATGGAAAAAGATAATGAAAAACTGTTTGAAGGTTCCATTGAGATTTATATGTCGACACTAAAATTTTTGGAATATGTGCTTTCAGAACCAACAAAGCAGTACCATATTTCTTTTGAACAATTTTTAATTTTACGAAATGTGCGCTATCGTGACGATGTGACGCAAATGGGGATTGCGGCTGAACGGGGAGTCACAAGAAGTGCCATTGCCCGACAAATCAAATCGTTATTGCAGCTTGGTTATATTTCCCAAACACCGGAACCTAAAGACCAGCGAAAGTTATATTTGCGTTTGACAGACCAAGGCATTCAGGTGGAAAAATTAATTGATCAAAACGTCCATAAAGTCTTTAAGAGTTGGATTGATAAGATGGGCGAAGAAAAAGTGACTGAATTATTAGATCTTTTAGAAGAGTTTGGTCAAAAGATTATGAACCAAAAATAA
- a CDS encoding GMP reductase, with protein sequence MKVFDYSDVQLIPNKCIIDSRSEADTTTKLGKYTFKIPVVPANMATVINEDLSVWLAKNGYFYVMHRFEPETRLAFIKDMHAQKLIASISVGVKEEEFEFISQLAEQKANPEFITIDIAHGHANSVIRMIKHIKSLLPETFLIAGNVGTPEAVRELENAGADATKVGIGPGKACITKLKTGFGTGGWQLAAIRWCAKAASKPIIADGGIRTNGDIAKSVRFGASMVMIGSMMAGHQESPGNMITIDGKNYKQYYGSASETQKGQHKNVEGRQMLVPYRGHIQDTLEEIHQDLQSAISYAGGRSLSSIRKVDYVILNGVNDF encoded by the coding sequence ATGAAAGTTTTTGATTATTCAGATGTTCAATTAATCCCTAATAAGTGTATTATTGACAGTCGTTCAGAAGCAGATACCACCACAAAGCTCGGAAAATACACCTTTAAAATTCCGGTTGTGCCAGCTAACATGGCCACGGTTATTAATGAAGATCTCTCTGTGTGGTTGGCAAAAAACGGTTATTTCTATGTGATGCACCGTTTCGAACCTGAAACTAGGCTCGCTTTCATCAAAGATATGCACGCCCAGAAATTAATCGCTTCAATCAGTGTCGGTGTGAAAGAAGAAGAATTTGAATTCATCTCCCAATTAGCAGAACAAAAAGCTAATCCAGAATTTATTACAATCGATATTGCTCATGGTCATGCCAATAGTGTTATTCGCATGATTAAACACATTAAGTCCCTCCTTCCAGAAACCTTTTTAATCGCTGGAAACGTCGGTACGCCAGAAGCAGTCCGCGAATTAGAGAATGCCGGTGCTGACGCAACCAAAGTAGGAATTGGACCAGGAAAAGCTTGTATTACCAAGCTAAAGACTGGATTTGGAACTGGTGGTTGGCAATTAGCTGCCATTCGCTGGTGTGCCAAAGCTGCTAGCAAGCCCATCATTGCCGATGGCGGAATTCGAACAAACGGTGATATCGCCAAATCAGTTCGTTTTGGGGCTTCAATGGTCATGATTGGCTCTATGATGGCCGGTCATCAAGAATCACCTGGTAACATGATTACAATTGATGGAAAAAACTACAAACAATATTATGGTTCGGCTTCAGAAACTCAAAAAGGTCAGCATAAAAATGTGGAAGGTCGTCAAATGTTGGTGCCTTATCGAGGCCATATCCAAGATACCTTAGAAGAAATTCATCAAGATCTTCAATCAGCAATTTCTTACGCCGGTGGTCGTTCCCTTTCGTCCATCCGCAAAGTTGATTATGTCATCTTAAATGGTGTAAATGATTTCTAA
- a CDS encoding adenylosuccinate synthase yields MSSIVVVGSQWGDEGKGKITDFLGRKAALTVRFSGGDNAGHSIVFQGKKFALQLIPSGIFNQDGLSVIGNGVVVNPKSLHNELHYLESNGIPTSNLRISDRAQVILPYHIRLDELQEQSKAASKIGTTHKGIGPAYMDKAERIGIRICDLLDRETFEEKLRTNLKAKNLLFTKLYETEPLKFEDIFESYYQYGQEIKDQVTDTSVLINDALDNNQKVLFEGSQGVMLDFDHGTYPYVTSSNPIAGGAAVGAGVGPQRINHVVGACKAYTSRVGDGPFPTEQLNEIGDFIREAGHEYGTVTGRPRRIGWLDTVVLRHAKRVSGLSSLCLNCLDVLTGLSTIKICTAYKLNGETIYHYPAAEKAIENCEPIYEELPGWNEDITSCKTLEELPENARNYLKRVSELVGIPLSTFSVGPDREQTNVLTDTWNA; encoded by the coding sequence ATGTCATCAATTGTAGTTGTAGGTAGTCAGTGGGGCGATGAAGGAAAAGGAAAAATCACCGATTTCTTAGGTCGCAAAGCTGCTTTAACCGTTCGTTTCTCTGGTGGGGACAATGCCGGACATTCAATTGTTTTTCAAGGCAAAAAATTCGCATTACAACTTATTCCATCCGGAATTTTTAATCAAGATGGTTTGAGTGTCATCGGAAACGGCGTTGTGGTTAATCCAAAATCCTTACACAACGAATTGCACTACTTAGAAAGTAATGGTATTCCCACAAGTAATCTGCGAATTTCAGATCGGGCACAGGTTATTCTGCCTTATCATATTCGTTTAGATGAATTACAAGAACAATCCAAGGCTGCCAGTAAGATTGGTACAACGCACAAAGGTATCGGCCCAGCGTACATGGATAAAGCTGAACGCATCGGAATTCGGATCTGTGACTTGTTAGATCGCGAAACCTTTGAAGAAAAATTAAGAACCAACCTAAAAGCGAAGAACTTATTATTCACCAAGTTATATGAAACAGAACCACTAAAATTTGAAGATATTTTTGAAAGCTACTATCAATATGGTCAAGAAATCAAAGACCAAGTCACTGACACATCAGTCCTTATCAACGATGCGCTTGATAACAATCAAAAAGTGTTATTTGAGGGTTCACAAGGTGTCATGTTAGATTTTGATCACGGTACTTATCCTTATGTAACCTCTTCTAACCCCATTGCCGGTGGTGCTGCTGTTGGCGCTGGTGTTGGACCACAACGGATCAATCACGTAGTTGGTGCATGTAAAGCTTACACATCTAGAGTTGGTGATGGTCCATTTCCTACCGAACAGCTCAACGAGATTGGGGACTTCATTCGTGAAGCTGGCCATGAATATGGTACTGTTACTGGTCGCCCTCGTCGCATTGGTTGGTTGGACACCGTTGTGTTGCGCCATGCTAAAAGGGTTAGTGGTTTATCAAGTCTTTGCTTAAACTGTTTAGACGTTTTGACCGGTTTATCAACCATCAAGATATGTACAGCCTACAAGTTAAACGGTGAAACAATTTATCATTATCCAGCCGCTGAAAAAGCGATCGAAAATTGTGAACCGATTTACGAAGAATTACCCGGTTGGAACGAAGATATTACATCATGCAAAACTTTAGAAGAATTACCAGAAAATGCACGTAACTATCTCAAACGAGTTTCCGAGTTAGTCGGAATTCCCCTATCAACATTTTCAGTAGGCCCAGATCGTGAACAAACAAATGTTTTAACCGACACTTGGAATGCCTAA
- the purB gene encoding adenylosuccinate lyase, with the protein MLERYTREEMGNVWSLHNQYASWLKVEVAAVKAWGKLGKIPAADVAKIQENAKFDENRIAEIEAVTHHDVIAFTRDVSESLGAEKKWVHYGLTSTDLVDTAQGYRLKQANEIIRRDLETFKQTLAIQAKKYKYTVMTGRTHGVHAEPMTFGLKLARWYSEIKRDIERFEHAAKGVEAGKISGAVGTFANVPPQVEEFVCEDLGLNAQEISTQILPRDLHAEYIAALALIATSLEEFATEIRGLQKSEVREVEEHFAPGQKGSSAMPHKRNPIGSENISGLARVIRGHVQTAYEDVNLWHERDISHSSAERIILPDTTILVDYILTRMNKIIGELTVFPEHMKANMGRSFGLIYSQRVLLKLIDAGMSREDAYDRIQPLTAKAWDEEIQFKPLVENDPVIKKHLTEKEIDDAFDYRYHLKNVDYIFERVGIK; encoded by the coding sequence ATGTTAGAAAGATATACACGTGAAGAAATGGGGAACGTATGGAGTTTACATAATCAATACGCTTCATGGTTAAAAGTTGAAGTTGCCGCTGTGAAGGCATGGGGGAAACTTGGAAAAATTCCTGCCGCTGACGTGGCTAAGATTCAAGAGAATGCGAAGTTTGATGAAAATCGAATTGCTGAAATTGAAGCTGTGACGCATCATGATGTCATTGCCTTCACACGCGATGTTTCGGAATCTTTGGGTGCCGAAAAAAAATGGGTGCACTATGGCTTAACGAGTACCGATTTGGTGGATACGGCGCAAGGTTATCGGTTGAAACAGGCTAATGAAATTATTCGTCGCGACTTAGAAACTTTTAAACAAACTCTGGCTATTCAAGCAAAGAAATATAAATATACGGTCATGACGGGACGCACACACGGCGTTCATGCTGAGCCCATGACGTTTGGCTTGAAACTAGCTCGCTGGTATTCAGAAATCAAACGCGATATCGAACGTTTTGAACATGCCGCAAAAGGCGTTGAAGCTGGAAAAATTAGTGGCGCAGTTGGGACTTTTGCAAACGTGCCACCCCAAGTTGAAGAATTTGTGTGTGAAGATTTAGGATTAAACGCTCAAGAAATTTCGACACAGATTTTACCACGTGATTTACATGCGGAATATATTGCAGCTTTGGCTTTGATCGCAACCAGTCTTGAAGAGTTTGCGACAGAGATTCGGGGCTTGCAAAAATCCGAAGTTCGCGAGGTTGAAGAACATTTTGCGCCCGGTCAAAAAGGATCATCAGCAATGCCCCATAAGCGCAATCCAATTGGTTCAGAAAACATTTCCGGACTGGCACGGGTGATTCGTGGACATGTGCAAACAGCTTATGAAGACGTAAATTTATGGCACGAACGTGATATTTCTCATTCATCAGCAGAGCGAATTATTTTACCAGATACTACAATTTTGGTGGATTATATTTTGACGCGAATGAATAAGATTATTGGGGAGTTGACTGTATTCCCAGAACATATGAAGGCCAATATGGGTCGTAGTTTTGGGCTGATTTACAGTCAGCGTGTTTTATTGAAGTTAATTGATGCGGGAATGTCACGAGAGGATGCGTATGACCGGATCCAGCCGTTGACGGCAAAGGCATGGGATGAAGAAATTCAGTTTAAACCACTGGTTGAAAATGATCCAGTAATTAAAAAGCACCTCACAGAAAAAGAAATAGATGATGCCTTTGATTATAGGTATCATCTAAAGAATGTGGATTATATTTTTGAGCGGGTGGGAATAAAGTAG
- a CDS encoding MFS transporter yields the protein MHPIASHSWKQNVGYFLAAQNFFLFGSSSVYFAILWYIALKASSGTWIMLATMATTLPQILISLWAGIWSDQYSRKKLIIASSSLVTLLTFGTAIIYFFFSRDLWLLLLIAAIRSLGSGVQTPAGNALLPEITPKKELSRINGLNQFISSVLLLISPILSGFILGKLGIMFVFVVDLVTATSGIILMACVHAPQQEQQQQEHVAGLSGIKDGLKYTFSHRYLRNFMVFTLIAFVLVAPSSQLSTLFVKRAFGSAVWRLTLNELLWTMGALLGSFYITMQKRLPHKIKLITLGFIGSGVSFAVMGLPEPFWTYLLFMFFSGICMPIIQATTNILIQENVAKEKMGRVFSILQIVSTGIYPIAMLVYGPLADQVSIRYILIVTGVLLILVGFAFQKRLTSLAGYLKDLN from the coding sequence ATGCACCCAATTGCATCACACAGTTGGAAACAAAATGTCGGCTATTTTTTAGCCGCTCAAAATTTTTTCTTATTCGGATCTTCTTCAGTTTATTTTGCCATTCTTTGGTACATTGCTTTAAAAGCATCTTCTGGAACCTGGATTATGCTGGCAACAATGGCTACTACCCTTCCACAAATTTTAATTTCTTTGTGGGCCGGAATCTGGTCTGATCAATATAGTCGCAAAAAACTAATTATCGCGTCCAGCTCATTGGTCACCTTATTAACATTTGGAACTGCAATTATCTATTTTTTCTTTTCGCGTGATCTATGGCTTCTTCTTTTAATTGCCGCAATTCGATCCTTAGGGTCAGGTGTTCAAACCCCAGCTGGCAACGCGCTATTACCCGAAATAACACCAAAAAAAGAGCTTTCCCGCATAAATGGCTTAAATCAGTTTATTAGCTCCGTTCTCTTGCTAATTTCACCAATTTTAAGCGGATTTATTTTAGGAAAACTCGGAATTATGTTTGTCTTTGTCGTTGATTTGGTTACAGCCACATCCGGAATTATTTTGATGGCCTGTGTTCATGCTCCCCAGCAAGAACAACAGCAACAGGAACACGTCGCCGGTTTATCTGGAATTAAGGATGGCTTAAAATATACTTTTTCACATCGCTATCTCCGAAACTTTATGGTATTTACGTTGATTGCTTTTGTGCTTGTTGCACCATCTTCACAATTATCCACGCTATTCGTCAAACGGGCATTCGGATCTGCCGTTTGGCGCCTAACACTAAATGAACTTCTGTGGACGATGGGAGCTTTATTAGGCAGTTTTTACATTACGATGCAAAAACGTTTACCACACAAAATTAAATTAATTACGCTCGGATTTATTGGATCAGGTGTTAGTTTTGCGGTGATGGGGCTCCCAGAACCTTTTTGGACATACTTACTCTTTATGTTCTTCTCTGGAATTTGCATGCCAATCATTCAAGCAACCACCAATATCTTAATTCAAGAAAATGTGGCTAAAGAAAAAATGGGTCGTGTCTTCTCCATTCTCCAAATTGTGTCTACCGGTATTTATCCAATTGCAATGCTAGTTTACGGTCCCTTGGCTGATCAAGTTTCAATTCGGTATATTTTGATTGTCACTGGCGTTTTATTGATCCTGGTTGGCTTTGCATTTCAGAAACGATTAACGTCACTCGCCGGTTACCTGAAGGACCTGAACTAG
- a CDS encoding ASCH domain-containing protein — MALSAEKIWTDFAESHQLTDKTFQTRWFGEQSNSEEVSELTEKILAGDKTATSKPLAYYSSKDEPIPQVGDYFVLLNADMHPVGIIETVVSELVPFFHVSAEHAYNDAEGDRTLSDWQERSKEKFSSQMRKFDREFSTNDPVVCEVIKVVYRV, encoded by the coding sequence ATGGCTTTAAGTGCAGAAAAAATTTGGACCGATTTTGCGGAATCTCATCAACTTACTGACAAGACTTTTCAAACACGCTGGTTTGGTGAACAATCTAATTCCGAAGAAGTTAGTGAGCTTACTGAAAAAATTCTTGCTGGTGACAAGACTGCTACATCAAAACCATTGGCCTACTATTCTTCTAAAGATGAACCAATCCCTCAAGTTGGCGATTACTTCGTCCTTTTGAACGCCGACATGCATCCTGTCGGAATTATTGAAACAGTCGTGTCAGAATTGGTTCCATTTTTCCATGTTTCAGCAGAACATGCTTATAATGATGCCGAAGGAGACCGAACTCTTTCCGATTGGCAAGAACGCAGTAAAGAAAAATTCTCCAGTCAAATGCGTAAATTTGATCGTGAATTTTCTACAAATGATCCGGTTGTTTGTGAAGTTATCAAAGTTGTTTATCGTGTTTAA
- a CDS encoding tyrosine-protein phosphatase, with amino-acid sequence MKKERILNITGGVNFRELGGYPTKDGKTIKWQKLLRSGDLSRLTEKDVKNLADYGLHYDIDLRSPSEASWLQDRLPEDTIYRSYPVYPIAKNDESDLPPLPDKPESTDYSHPYALMILNPQSQLAFRTMFQDLLANSAPQKSLLFHCAAGKDRTGVAGFLILSALGVDYATIKQDFVLTNLVYSTMDQDGLRKQLQNDKAASFVNKMNTVFQVQGDTLDIAKQAIMDNYGDYETYFDQAMGLSKSDLDALKKICLE; translated from the coding sequence ATGAAGAAAGAACGGATTTTAAATATAACTGGTGGTGTCAATTTCCGTGAACTTGGCGGTTATCCAACCAAAGATGGTAAAACAATTAAATGGCAAAAACTATTGCGATCTGGTGATCTTAGTAGATTAACAGAAAAAGATGTTAAAAATCTGGCAGATTATGGGCTTCACTATGATATCGATTTACGTTCACCTTCAGAAGCTAGCTGGCTACAGGATCGTTTACCTGAAGATACGATTTATCGGTCATATCCTGTTTACCCAATCGCCAAAAATGATGAATCTGATTTGCCACCATTACCCGATAAACCAGAATCAACCGATTATTCCCATCCATACGCTTTGATGATTTTAAATCCCCAAAGTCAGTTGGCATTTCGAACAATGTTTCAAGATTTGTTGGCTAATTCAGCACCGCAGAAGTCGTTACTGTTCCATTGTGCGGCTGGTAAAGATCGAACGGGCGTTGCTGGATTCTTAATCCTATCCGCTTTGGGTGTCGATTATGCGACGATTAAACAGGATTTTGTTTTGACTAACCTTGTATATAGCACAATGGATCAAGATGGTCTACGAAAACAGCTGCAAAACGACAAGGCAGCAAGTTTTGTCAATAAAATGAATACTGTTTTTCAAGTGCAAGGGGATACTTTGGATATTGCTAAACAGGCAATTATGGATAATTATGGTGATTATGAAACTTATTTTGATCAAGCGATGGGCCTTTCAAAAAGTGATTTAGATGCACTCAAGAAAATATGTCTGGAGTAA
- a CDS encoding tyrosine-protein phosphatase, whose protein sequence is MEKQRILPIQSGLNFRELGGYPTQDGKTIKWRKLLRSGYLSVLKKTDKQFLTDYGLRYDVDLRSDYEILRNPDPTIPEMVHISASVYPFTAHKKMSLKQWWKNIFHKDAHQPSILSDPYQLMVLDQHAQAAFKELFQVLLKNDQPNQAVVFHCSAGKDRTGIAAFLVLSALGVDQETIDTDYLLSNQVLFGKMPSLKSASGTKSAAIERMNQARNVNLQSLHLAKQAIDVSYQGMTNYLHEAMNLSDKKLEQLRDLYTE, encoded by the coding sequence ATGGAAAAGCAGCGAATCTTGCCCATTCAGTCGGGATTGAATTTTCGCGAATTAGGTGGTTATCCGACACAGGATGGTAAAACAATTAAATGGCGCAAACTCTTACGTTCCGGCTATCTATCTGTGCTTAAGAAAACGGACAAACAGTTTCTGACAGATTATGGGCTTCGTTACGATGTTGATTTACGGTCAGATTACGAAATTTTGCGAAATCCGGATCCGACAATTCCTGAAATGGTCCACATTTCAGCGTCAGTTTATCCGTTTACGGCTCATAAAAAGATGAGTCTAAAGCAGTGGTGGAAAAATATTTTTCATAAAGATGCGCATCAGCCGAGCATCCTTTCTGATCCGTATCAGCTAATGGTGCTTGATCAACATGCCCAAGCGGCGTTTAAAGAATTATTTCAAGTTTTGCTTAAAAATGATCAACCAAACCAGGCAGTTGTTTTCCACTGTTCAGCAGGCAAAGATCGCACTGGAATTGCAGCTTTCTTGGTTTTAAGTGCTTTAGGTGTCGATCAAGAAACGATTGACACAGATTACTTATTATCAAATCAAGTTTTGTTTGGGAAAATGCCGTCATTAAAATCGGCTTCTGGAACAAAAAGTGCGGCCATTGAGCGGATGAACCAAGCCAGAAACGTAAATCTACAAAGTTTACATTTAGCTAAACAGGCAATTGATGTTTCCTATCAAGGGATGACAAATTATCTTCACGAGGCGATGAACCTGTCTGACAAAAAGTTGGAGCAGTTAAGAGATCTCTATACCGAATAA
- a CDS encoding Spx/MgsR family RNA polymerase-binding regulatory protein — translation MEKITVLWGPSCGSARRACHWLDTHDLAYDRVNVVSTAITLDTLKKVLSLTEYGAEEIISERSKAFKKFGRKYIDSLTISQLHRLLVNYPSLIKKPIIFTHNKLQIGFNEDEIRSFIPRETRRVSFAQMLSILHDA, via the coding sequence ATGGAAAAGATAACAGTATTATGGGGACCTAGTTGTGGGTCCGCACGGCGCGCGTGTCACTGGTTAGATACACATGATTTAGCTTATGACAGAGTTAATGTTGTTTCAACAGCCATTACACTAGACACTTTAAAAAAAGTTTTATCACTTACTGAGTATGGTGCGGAAGAGATTATTTCCGAAAGATCAAAGGCATTCAAAAAATTTGGGCGGAAGTATATTGATTCACTAACTATCAGTCAATTACATCGACTATTAGTGAACTATCCAAGTTTAATTAAAAAACCAATTATTTTTACACACAATAAATTACAAATTGGGTTCAATGAAGATGAAATTCGTAGCTTTATCCCAAGAGAAACGAGACGCGTGTCATTTGCGCAAATGTTGAGCATTTTACATGATGCCTAA
- a CDS encoding alpha/beta hydrolase gives MKRKNLIGLGVVAPLALGITGLTAASAKLYDYAFRRVDYVPETSADKQKYADDYYTYVNWFHGVTSHHWTLHHDDLENRVEATFIPAAQADSKKTVIIAHGYKGNGETMSNYAKMFYDMGYNVLLPDDRAHGHSSGDYINFGWIDRLDFVDWANSVVSRIGSDSQIIMFGVSMGGATIQMTSGEDLPSQVKLMISDCGYSNLRDELSYLLKEQFNLPAKIFVPLINAINRHRMGFSIDAVSSIRQLRKNTRPFLFIHGEKDIYVPTSMVDESFEACGDPKEIWIVPEASHAESFWINPQAYQEKVQQFIDEYLN, from the coding sequence ATGAAGAGAAAAAATTTAATTGGCCTCGGTGTTGTAGCTCCTTTAGCTTTAGGAATTACCGGGCTAACTGCCGCGAGTGCTAAATTATATGATTATGCCTTTCGCCGCGTAGATTACGTTCCCGAAACTTCAGCTGATAAACAAAAATATGCAGATGATTATTATACCTATGTCAATTGGTTTCACGGAGTAACTTCCCATCACTGGACATTACATCACGACGATTTAGAAAACCGCGTCGAGGCTACTTTTATTCCAGCTGCCCAGGCCGACTCAAAAAAGACGGTTATTATTGCTCATGGCTATAAAGGAAACGGCGAAACCATGTCCAACTATGCCAAAATGTTTTACGATATGGGTTACAACGTCTTATTACCAGACGATCGTGCTCACGGACACAGTTCCGGTGATTACATTAATTTCGGCTGGATCGATCGGTTAGATTTTGTGGATTGGGCTAATTCTGTAGTCAGTCGGATCGGTTCGGATTCCCAAATTATTATGTTTGGGGTTAGTATGGGTGGCGCGACGATACAGATGACCAGTGGTGAGGATTTGCCCTCTCAAGTCAAACTTATGATTTCTGATTGTGGCTATTCAAACCTACGTGACGAACTTTCTTATTTATTAAAAGAACAATTCAATCTACCTGCCAAAATATTTGTGCCCCTGATTAATGCAATTAATCGCCACCGCATGGGGTTTTCGATCGATGCTGTTTCTTCCATCCGACAGCTACGCAAAAACACCCGACCATTTTTATTTATTCATGGGGAAAAAGACATTTATGTCCCGACCTCCATGGTTGATGAAAGTTTCGAAGCTTGTGGTGATCCTAAAGAAATTTGGATTGTGCCCGAGGCCTCTCATGCGGAGAGCTTTTGGATAAATCCTCAGGCTTACCAAGAAAAAGTTCAACAATTCATTGATGAATATTTAAATTAG
- a CDS encoding tyrosine-protein phosphatase, producing MRSRILQLQKGGNFRELGGYQTISGETIKWHKIIRSAKLADLTDADLTFLSDYGLKYDIDFRSPEEKATSPDRVPNHAKYLFIPVFSTDETQNSKQTDRLQRKMDTDPTTGRQQMQRAYQDIITNPHSQKAYRSFFDVLLENDDEKSTLLFHCTAGKDRTGMGAVFFLSALGVNEDTIKADYLLTNKVIQPQQAAMIKSLKLQGASSAFIQSMRDLQSVQISFYNTAMDQIQKTSGDMPTYLHDYLNLSKNDIQDLRHIYLEN from the coding sequence GTGAGATCGCGAATACTACAATTGCAAAAAGGCGGTAATTTTAGAGAGCTTGGTGGCTATCAAACAATATCCGGTGAAACTATCAAATGGCACAAAATCATTCGATCAGCAAAACTGGCGGATTTGACAGATGCTGACCTTACTTTTCTAAGCGATTATGGATTAAAATATGACATTGACTTTCGCTCTCCAGAAGAAAAGGCAACCTCTCCAGATCGTGTTCCAAATCACGCAAAGTATTTATTCATCCCCGTTTTTTCAACGGATGAAACTCAAAATTCCAAACAAACTGACCGCTTGCAACGAAAAATGGATACCGATCCCACAACCGGCCGTCAACAAATGCAACGTGCTTACCAAGATATCATCACAAATCCTCATTCTCAAAAAGCCTACCGAAGTTTCTTTGATGTGCTACTTGAAAATGATGACGAGAAAAGCACCTTATTGTTCCACTGTACCGCTGGCAAGGATCGCACAGGTATGGGAGCCGTCTTCTTTTTAAGTGCGTTAGGTGTGAATGAAGACACCATCAAGGCCGATTATCTCTTGACCAACAAAGTCATTCAACCGCAACAAGCTGCGATGATTAAATCCTTAAAACTCCAAGGAGCTTCTTCAGCATTTATTCAAAGCATGCGCGACTTACAAAGTGTCCAAATTTCATTTTATAACACGGCCATGGATCAAATTCAGAAAACCTCAGGGGATATGCCCACGTACCTCCATGACTATTTGAACCTTTCAAAAAATGATATCCAAGATTTACGTCACATTTATCTCGAAAACTAG